The following coding sequences lie in one Trichoderma breve strain T069 chromosome 1, whole genome shotgun sequence genomic window:
- a CDS encoding short chain dehydrogenase domain-containing protein: MPDYVSFTKTWHNKPYAAIDPTRPELSAAGAFVVVTGGGTGIGKAIAVAFAQAGAKTIAILGRRLEKLEETATEITSKAKNADFQVLFESVDLSKRADVDAAATALVKNANGAKINIFINSAGVMPEVGSVEGYDEAALRHGFELGVIAPFNAIQSFAPLLATDAHVYNVSSGLAHIKPVPGIWVYSALKAATTKMFDYLQEEHPGWHVIQIQPGVISTGFNSHLGVVSEDEPELAGQFTVWLASPEAKFLKSKFVWVNWDVDELKARADEIENSWLFRILLNGVEM, translated from the exons ATGCCCGATTACGTCTCCTTCACCAAGACATGGCACAATAAACCCTACGCGGCCATCGACCCAACCCGCCCTGAACTCAGCGCTGCAGGAGCCTTTGTCGTAGTCACAGGTGGAGGCACAGGCATTGGAAAAGCTATCGCTGTAGCTTTCGCACAAGCCGGTGCCAAAACtatcgccatcctcggcaGACgcctcgagaagctggaagaAACGGCCACTGAGATCACAAGCAAGGCCAAGAATGCTGATTTTCAGGTGTTGTTCGAAAGCGTCGACTTGAGTAAACGTGCCGATGTTGACGCCGCAGCCACTGCTTTGGTGAAAAATGCCAACGGTGCCAagatcaacatcttcatcaattCCGCGGGAGTCATGCCCGAAGTCGGGTCTGTAGAGGGATATGATGAAGCGGCGCTGCGTCACGGGTTCGAGCTCGGCGTCATCGCCCCTTTCAACGCGATTCAGTCCTTTGCACCCTTACTGGCAACTGACGCGCATGTCTACAATGTCTCTTCAGGGTTGGCCCACATCAAACCTGTGCCGGGTATTTGGGTATACTCTGCTCTTAAGGCTGCTACTACCAAGATGTTCGATTATTTGCAGGAAGAGCACCCTGGGTGGCACGTTATTCAGATTCAACCTGGAGTCATTTCGACGGGTTTCAACTCCCATCTCGGCGTGGTTTCGGAGGATGAGC CTGAACTTGCTGGTCAATTCACGGTGTGGCTTGCGTCGCCAGAGGCCAAGTTCCTTAAGAGCAAGTTTGTCTGGGTCAATTgggatgttgatgaactTAAAGCCCGAgctgatgagattgaaaacTCTTGGCTCTTCAGAATTCTGCTCAATGGGGTCGAAATGTGA
- a CDS encoding NADP oxidoreductase coenzyme f420-dependent domain-containing protein, translating into MKIGIVNAGNIGRNLATSWVRHGHDIMLSKDTSPEKLRTRIQELGSSKGLAETELEKFKYGSLVEAANFGDVVVFSVYFPRLGHVLQELQRAGVTLSGKIVIDTMNPLNVNENFNHYHDIEYMQRTSTAEEVQKAFPEAIVFKAFNTFGATLLDASKWTSGRVPPVLFIGGNSDSTDTARELIEDAGFRPRFAGHNLRDAGLLERLGILSHRLVENEFGGDANIAFDILQSKA; encoded by the coding sequence ATGAAGATTGGCATTGTCAACGCAGGCAATATTGGGCGGAACCTGGCAACGTCCTGGGTTCGACATGGCCACGACATCATGCTAAGCAAAGATACGTCTCCAGAAAAGCTTCGTACACGCATCCAAGAACTCGGCTCAAGTAAAGGACTAGCTGAAACCGAATTGGAAAAGTTCAAGTACGGTTCACTCGTCGAAGCGGCCAACTTTGGCGATGTTGTAGTCTTTTCGGTATACTTTCCACGACTGGGCCATGTCCTCCAAGAGCTTCAACGAGCCGGAGTTACTCTTTCAGGAAAGATTGTCATTGACACCATGAATCCTCTCAACGTGAATGAGAACTTTAATCATTACCACGATATCGAGTATATGCAAAGAACATCTACTGCGGAGGAGGTACAGAAGGCATTCCCGGAGGCAATCGTCTTCAAAGCGTTCAATACTTTTGGGGCAACTCTCCTTGATGCCTCAAAATGGACATCGGGCCGTGTACCACCAGTTTTATTCATTGGTGGCAATTCAGACTCTACGGATACAGCTCGTGAACtgattgaagatgctggatTCCGACCAAGATTTGCAGGTCATAACCTAAGAGATGCGGGTTTGTTGGAACGATTGGGGATATTGTCACACCGTCTGGTTGAGAATGAGTTTGGCGGCGATGCAAATATTGCCTTTGACATTCTCCAGAGCAAAGCCTAA
- a CDS encoding nmrA-like family domain-containing protein: MPEPLRIVVVVGATGNQGAGVVRALLASETADGNPWFVRAMTRDPNSAKAKRFLADNQTADSRLAVVAGHVYDKSSLQDAFAGAYGVFGLTSEAYPGRVLEREEEMQHEIEAGRNIILAAKACGIKHFVFSSLPDMVKTTRGQFPKIHHMNNKHVIEQIAREELDGVTFIIPGFFYTNLKRPQYCQRREDRVVRFCYPIPGHQAAQWTDPTHDVGIFAARIFDMGLEKTHGKTYLAMSPPITADDMAKAFTRVTGQPAVHESISAEEFAEFAVPLVGPAFREDAKQMMEWAAVMPSDKICFGAMDANQDDSFEVLGLKASSFEEWLHRSGWMGPA; the protein is encoded by the exons ATGCCAGAACCACTTCGCATCGTAGTGGTTGTTGGAGCCACTGGCAATCAAGGCGCTGGCGTAGTTCGCGCACTGTTGGCCTCGGAGACAGCAGATGGGAATCCATGGTTCGTCCGTGCCATGACGCGAGATCCCAATTCGGCGAAAGCAAAGCGCTTTTTGGCTGATAACCAGACGGCTGACAGCCGTCTTGCCGTTGTCGCTGGACATGTATATGACAAGAGCTCTCTCCAGGATGCATTTGCCGGCGCCTATGGCGTCTTCGGTCTCACGTCCGAAGCATACCCTGGCAGAGTcctggagagagaagaagagatgcagCATGAAATTGAAGCAGGGCGAAACATAATCCTGGCAGCCAAGGCATGTGGCATCAAGCACTTcgtcttcagcagcttgcctGATATGGTCAAGACAACAAGAGGACAGTTTCCAAAGATCCACCATATGAACAACAAGCATGTGATAGAGCAGATTGCTAGGGAAGAGCTCGATGGAGTTACCTTTATTATTCCAG GGTTCTTTTACACAAATCTGAAACGGCCTCAATATTGTCAACGGAGAG AAGATAGAGTGGTCCGCTTCTGTTACCCAATTCCAGGCCACCAAGCTGCGCAATGGACCGACCCAACCCATGATGTTGGCATATTTGCTGCAA GAATATTTGACATGGGACTTGAGAAGACCCACGGAAAGACGTATCTTGCGATGAGCCCTCCAATTACGGCCGACGATATGGCCAAGGCCTTTACGCGTGTCACAGGCCAGCCCGCAGTTCACGAATCCATTTCTGCTGAAGAATTCGCAGAGTTTGCAGTTCCCTTAGTCGGGCCAGCATTCAGAGAGGATGCCaagcagatgatggaatGGGCCGCTGTGATGCCAAGTGATAAAATTTGTTTTGGGGCTATGGACGCGAATCAGGACGATTCTTTCGAGGTGCTGGGCTTGAAAGCAAGTTCTTTTGAAGAATGGCTTCATCGAAGTGGGTGGATGGGACCTGCCTGA
- a CDS encoding fungal specific transcription factor domain-containing protein: MGLQNRITSAHLDSEERRQHTHVFWLVYILDKDLSLRAQQPSIQLDDDIDLDLPHSLPADDEGDGDAPGVIATADGNARMNYFLARVQLANIEGGVYDCIFSTRAAKRSPEERLAAANSVLEALEKWQAEIPSEFGAAAVITSIANDSTSLGLYCVLHSISLRCMTLINRAHAWNDEWLPIGWAMLVHQARDFMILFERAWSAEIWFRW; encoded by the exons ATGGGTCTTCAAAATCGGATCACATCAGCACACCTAGACTCTGAAGAAAGGAGGCAACATACTCACGTCTTCTGGCTAGTGTATATTTTGGACAAGGACTTAAGTCTGCGCGCACAACAACCATCTATTCAGCTTGACGATGACATTGATCTAGACTTGCCACATTCCCTACCTGCGGATGATGagggtgatggtgatgctccTGGAGTAATAGCTACCGCCGATGGAAATGCCCGAATGAACTACTTCCTAGCGCGTGTGCAGTTAGCTAACATCGAGGGTGGTGTATATGACTGCATCTTCTCAACAAGGGCAGCGAAACGCAGTCCAGAGGAGCGACTTGCTGCAGCCAATAGCGTACTCGAAGCCCTCGAGAAATGGCAAGCCGAGATACCATCTGAGtttggcgccgccgccgtcatcactTCGATAGCAAACGACTCAACAAGTCTTGGCTTATATTGTGTTCTGCATTCTATCAGCCTTCGTTGTATGACTCTTATTAATAGAGCTCATGCCTGGAACGATGAGTGG CTTCCCATTGGATGGGCAATGCTGGTTCACCAAGCGCGAGACTTTATGATTTTGTTTGAGCGGGCGTGGTCAGCGGAGATCTGGTTTCGCTGGTAA